AAGACACTAAATGATACCAAGATTACACAGCTAATAATGTAGGAATCCATGTCAGAACATTAGGGCTTATCTGACTTATTGTAGACCAGATACTTTGCTTACTAAATGTGCATAGCAGAAGTCTGGCAAATTGAAttttataatatacacatacatgcatcatgtacacacagagacagactaaaAGACACTCAGACAAACAGATTGACTACAAGAAAGTGGGTAaaaatgtgtctgtatatggagtTGGAGCCAATGAGTGAATTTGTAggtttcattttctgtcttcaacATAGAAAACTAGGAGGTCCTAATTTCATCAATCCTTGCTGTATCTAGCCATCATGTAAACATTTCTTATCTCATTTCCTTGAGAATTCAAAGGTTCTGGATATTTTGACCGAAGTGCATGTAGCTGAAAGGCATAACATTATTTGTCTCAATATTTatgattatttaatattattctaTATGACCCAAGTTGCAATGATACAACAGATTGGATAAACATTTAAGTACCtagtaaatgcaaacctctgtctgtcttgtggacacaaggggatggaaaagaaacaatccttaatgtctataattattatcttccattgcttAGGTAAGGCGGAGAGTAAGGGTAGGCCCTGTTGGATCGTGCCAAACAAACCCATCTGTGCATTAATGGCTCTCAAATCATGGAGAAGactccattttcctgatttttttctttatcacaaaaataggaGTATTCCATGATGAAATGGACGGTTCTAAATGACCaagctgtaattgttcattaaccaatttagtggcagcttctaatttttcagaggatagatgccattgaggaacccatttTTCCTCCTCCCTGAGCCAGGGTATGGGCATAGAACCCTCAATGGCACCTAGGAAACACCCAGGCCCTGCCTTCCTATATTACCTTCTTGTGGGACCGgttctaattttccttgttccttttttcctAATCCCTTCCCTACCTCGTAGCCCATTCTCTTCATAATCTCAACAGGTTGGTCAATGTCAGACCTAGACCTGTAagacatccctcccccaaaggttaacaggaagagggaggacataGGAATAAACCTTCCTGATTGGCCTTCTGGAGCAAGCCAGATCAGGAGCATGAGCTGATAGTGAAATTTGGCCTCATACCCTAGTCCTTGTAAGGAATGGGATGATTGAGTGACAGGCCATGCCGTAGGCCACCAACTAGAGGAGATAATGCTCTTATCAGCCCCTGTATTTAGAATTCCCGTAAAAGTTTTCCCTTCTATATTCAACTCTAAAGAGGGTCTGGAATTAAGGTCCATCATTAAATAAGCAGAATCAGTTCCGGAAGAGCCAAACTTCGCGGTGCCTCTAGAGACCccggaagaaggaaaatgatcatgTAAGCTTTGAAGAATAATCAACTGAGCAATCCTGTCACATGGGGAGATGGAAAAAACGCCTtgagggcaagagcagagaacttgaaGTTCTCCCGTGTAATCTTGACCTATAATTCCAGGGTGAACAATAAGTCCCTTTAAGGTTAAGGAGGATCGACCCATAAGAAGGCCGACACTTCCCATGGGTAGGGGGCCTTTGTAGTCAGGGGGAACAGGTTGCACACCCATCAGTGGCATTAATATGAATTGGGTGGTGGAACAGAGGTCCACTGCTGCTGAGCCTTTTGTGGCTCTGTGAACCGTGGTGTCTGTCTGTTGTAAGCTGGAGTCTCATCTGTTTTGGGGCCCTAAGACTTGGGGCCCAGATACCCATTTTTTGGAGTGTTTTCACCCCTTTCTGCCTGGGGAGGCCCAGGCTGATTAAGCCTGCCTCTGATATCTTTAAATGAGGGACACTCACTAGCCCAAAGATAGCCTTTCCCACACTTagtacacagtcctggtgctctcttctTTGTGAGGGCTTGACACTCCTTTTTCAAATGTCCTGGGTTGCCACAGTTATAGCAGATGCTGCGATCACCTATACCTGAGCACTTTTGGCCCTGTAGGATAGCAGCCGTGAGGCCGGCATTATAAGTGGGCCTCCAAGTTCTCGGCAAACTCTCAGCCAGTCCTGTAATCCTTTGCTCTTCCTAGGTATAATAGCTGCTCTGAATTCCTGTGTGGCTTGCTCATAGACCAACTGTACCACTAAAGGCATTGCCTGTTCAGGGTCTCCAaagatcctgcctgctgcctctgtcatCCTAGCCACGAAGTCTGAGAATGGCTACTGGGGGCTTTGGGTATAATTCTCGTTAAAGTGTCCCCGGACTCACCCCTTCTTGGAAAGTGCCTTTACTCAGCTTTAAGAGGCGACAGCAGAGATTTGAGCGATGCTCCCCAGTCTTAGTTTGTTTGATTATTGGCATACTGCCCTTGTCGTTAGCAGATCAAGCGTCCAGTCTCTCTGATTGCCTTCAACAATGGCATTGACTTTGGCCTGTGCCTGAGCGTCATACCAAAGGCTTTCCATTTCATATATTGTCCCATATAAGGGGAGTGCACCCTTCACTgttgtctgccagtctcctggagtcATGGCCAGATGCAAGCCTTCGATTTGAGCAATAGTAAAATTGGCACTAACTCCATAGTTACGGACAACTTGGTAAGTTCCTTAATTTGAACATATTCTGCACAATTTGAACATGGCCTCCATCAGCGATCTCAAACTGGGGAATGTGTACCTGCTGTATcttttttctgttcctctttagtgaggaaggaatctgagtgaAATCTCTCCATATAAGGTGGGAGGCGTTGGGGCTTATAGTCTCGGAAACATGGTTTCCACCTCCACTTCCTTTTGTTTACCCAAACTGTTAGCTTGTTGTTCATCTGGGTAGTATCCTCCTTCTTCATAgtgagctgcctcatcttctaaatcctcttcctcagaggagctAAGCTCGTCTGTCTCTGAGCTATCAAGCTCTGGAGTCGTTAAATCCCTTACCGGATAAAGACTTCtccttttcaagacttttttctcccttctctcttttatctctcccGGGGCATTTTTCCCCCAATCTCTACCTCCGCATTGGAGGGGACtctctgcttgttttcttttttccttgagctctttaattttttacccaaccctgtttctgacatgctgccttgcccctcccccagcgcTCTCCCATTTGCGATTACAGCTGGGCGGCTCCCATGCGACCTCTGACGCTCTctggcggtagctagaaactcaaaggccaaTAGAGAAAGCCCGAGGACTGCCAAAACGATAATAGAGACTTTCGCCGCATCTAGCAGGGAGTGAAGTGGAACAGGACAAGGCTAAGCATTTCTCTCAGGATCTTATCCGCATCGTGCAGCTTTGGATTCTCTCCGCACTTGGAGGACCTCTCTGTGCCTGGCAATGGTGTAGCTTCCTGGGCtctcggcaccaaatgtcccttgcCATCTCTTGCCAGCACGAATAAGcggggacacacgaatccttgctgcagctaaacgtttattgaatcttaaggagAGGCACCGCGTatggcttatatacaccctaacGTGGCTCATCCACATCTGCTTGGTTACTTACcctgatctcattaggcacgccccggagtgggcaaagatcTGGCACGAAGGCtctcttgcacatgcacacatagttaactttctgaaaggaagtcggctgacGCAGctgaggccagcgccatcttgtaatggcaaagCTAGttcggccttccacgtggggcacagtggaagccagtgccattttgtggtggcgaatgttattccGGCCCTCTACACTTCAGATGGTTATACATTTCTTGAAATTGGAACACTTTGGAGGACTTAGAATGCAGATCTCTTCCAGTCTATGTCCACTCAGATCTTTATAGTTACATCTTTTACAGCTCAAGCCATTAgaaaaaaaactgtctcaaaacctaaaaagaagtaaataaacaaaattaataatttcaatTCCTGATACTCAAAACCAAGGCAAAAATTTGCTACAGTCCTGGGTTTAAAGTCTGTTTGTAATATTAATAGTCTTTCTGCACTTTATTAATTCTTGAATATTAGTaggaactgattttatttttagcttagtTTTGATGACATAATCTTTAAATTCCATTTCACGTAAAAACTTGTAAACTAGCATGAcagaaatgtttctttcctttttcttatggCAATCGACAACAGAAATTACAATGTCAGTTCATGCATACtcaattttgaaaattctttcaaaaatacattttaaatttaattttttggataagtttttatgtacatttcaaatattattcatttACCAGTTTCATGTCTATAAACCACCTAtttcatcctccttctcctttttctatgagggtgttgtcccattcaaccacccaccccttcattATTCCCTGCCCTCATATTCCCATATACTTCTGGATCTTGCCTTGGTAGAACCAAGACCCTCTTCTCCCATTCGtgaccaacaagaccatcctaTGCTTTATACTCCACTAGAGTCAAGAatctccccatgtgtactctttggatggcagTTTAtttgctggattgctggttggtagacattgtttttcttatggagttgcaaaaccTTTGAGCTCCTGCAATCTTATCTCTGATTACTCCAGTTTGTATCATATACtaagtttaatggttggctgtgggcatTCACCTCTAGAgttgtcacactctggcagagcATTTctggagacaactatatcaggaaCATgccaacatgcacttcttggcatcaccactattgtctggatttggtggctgtatgtatgctCTGCACCAAAAATTGTCTGCATATCTCCTCATAGAattagttttgtttctgctttatgAAGatttgaaacatccacacttcaGTTGTCCTTCTTAGGGGTCTGTAGATTGTGTCTAGAGCAATTCAAGATTTTGGCCTACTATCCAATTATTATTGAGTGCATATcgcatgggtttttttttatttgatttttttgtttttttgattgtacatgtgtgtttgtgagagagagagaaagaaagacagagagagagagagagagagagagagagagaagcagtagctcactcagtatattttctacttccatccatttgcctatatatttcatgaagtcatgtttttTATTGCTAAGTAGTgctccaatgtgtagatgtagcacattttctgtatccattcctctgttgtagggcatgtgggttctttctaCCTTTGTGATATTATGAAGTATGCTGCTATGAATATGGTGGAACCAGTGTACTTGTTTATGATGGaattattttgggtatatgcccagatgTATAGTTGGCTTCTCCTCCGTGTTATAAAATCCAATCATATGAGTAATTTACAGATTTATTTCTAGAGTGTTTGTACCTTCTTGCAttcccacaatggaggagtttttctctttctccacatccttgcagcCTTCTGTTGtaaactgagtttttgatcttagccattctgacttgtgtggcATGAAACCTAAGTGGTGTtgggatttgcattttcctgatgactaaggattttgaccatttctttagttacttctcagccattagatattcctcaggtgagaattcattgtttagctcagtatcacaatttttaaaaggcgtatttggctttctggatttGAACTTCTtatgttctttctatatttacatgtaagttctctatcagatgtagaactgGTAATATTTTTCcgaatttttcatttttgttttggtctAATAACAGTGCCCTTtttcttacaaaagcttttcaattttaggAGGTCCCTTTTGCCTATTCTTAATCTTTATAGCATAATATGGGATGGGGATTGGgattatttttcagaatattgGTATTCTCTTTACAAAAATTTTACCCAATTGcacatgtgttggaggccttcccatattttctttctattagtttgaggatCTGGTTTTTATATGCAGGTCTGATAAACTTGGTTTCAGCTTTTGAATAGGGCAGTAAAATCCGTTTTattttgcattcatctacatgctgatctACACTTGAATttacaccatttgttgaaaatgctatcttttcaaCGTTTCATTTTAGCTCCTTTTAATATAAAGTTTTTCTAGGTATTTGAGATCATTTCTTTGTCTTGAATTCTCTTCAATAAATATATCTGCCGTCTAATTCAACAGCATAGATGTTTGTTTGCTATATTATTGTggatattgttattgttttgttgttgtttttggttgttttttgttttagtttcatattttgtttttgttgttgtttgttgttgtttcagaaTTAATCTTCAATACAGCTTGAGGCCAAGGGATGGGATTTTGCCAGAAATTTGTATATTTGTTGAGATAATTTACTCTACCCTGTATTTTTTGTCGATCCATTTGAATTTTGCTAATAGCTCTAGTTTTTGTATTGAGTTGAGATTTTTGTGAGATTGTAtattgtagattgctttttgtcaaaataaatgaataaagtaatcTCTACATCCAAtccattcaaaaaagaaaaaatgagttttcctctaatttttacaaaataatatacaTGAAAATGATGAAGTAGTCCATGCAACCATATTGCGTGTTAGAAGGAAGAGTTCACTAAGTTACACCAGGTCATGATTTTAACCTCATTTTAATACATTGTCAACCcttaaaatgttttagttttcGAACCATTTAGAAGCAGAATTACTGTAAGCCTTAGCTGTTATGGCACTACTGGCAAtcttaaaaattttcaaaatctaataaaataggctttttcttaaatgattttCCATCCCTTCTGATTCGCTGCACGAACAGAGGAAGTAGTTAGAAGGAAAGTTTAATTGGGCCGAGGAGAGACACCTATTCAGGAAAAACATATTTGGGAAACATCAAGTCTTCCTTGAGAGGATAGCAGCAATTCAGTCACATTAAACACCACTTTTAAACCTATCCACTTCAATTGTCTATTAATGAAAAAGCATTGGAAGATTTGATCAAAAGAAAAGATGAGTCTCTGTAATCAACCTGAGTCCACAAACACGAATCAAAATCAGTTGAAAATCCAGAAGAGTTTTCGGTACCTTTCTCTCCAAGAAAAATCATGACTAGCTAAAAGGCCAAGCGTTATCCACATGTTACTTTGTCATGGAGTGAAATGAAAAGCATCAATAAAAAAGGCCAAAAGGCCAGGCAAAGAAGCAGCAAGCAtgacaaaaagaacaaatataacaTTCCTCTAATGAAGACATGTGACAGAAAAtctaatgaaaaagaacaaagagtggCAAAGCCAAGCATTCCACAAAGCCATTCACGTTCTTTTGTGTTATTTCTTTAGAAAAGTTTGTCGGTTCTGTCAAGTGTTTActctagcaaaacaaaacatgtccTCTTTTCAGGCATCTTACAGAAAAATCCATCACTTCATTTTCACTCGCAAAGTATTTCCTCATGTGTGATCCAGCACAAtaaaagaagatggaaaacaaATAATTCATCCTCTCATTTGTTTGATCAAGATTATTCACCTACACATGTCTTGTGATTAGAAACTCCAGAAAACATCATATGAAATAACCCGATTCTGAAGAAACTAAGGCTTActtcatatcaaaataaaataaaatttgttgagTAATTCTCATTTTGCATTCTCCCCAGCTTTCTGCGACATTTACTAAAGGTAGAAGGAACAATTAGGCTTGCCTCACAGCCAATATTCCTACTCACTGTCATTTCTGTTCAGGCATGAATGTCAAGTTTAAGGCCAGAGTGATTAGTAATTATCAAATTCAATTTTGGTTTTACATTGTCTTACACATCAAACTTTTTCACCAGTAAGTCTGTAGCAGAGAGCTGGTTTGAATTAAAGTGGATATCTGGTAGTCTTAAAGATAGAAAGTTCCGAACACTACCATTTTTATATGTCAATACCAAAAGGAGATACAGAATCCTATGAATATCTGTAGACAGTATGGAAGGAATTCATAAGAATACTGGGAAATAGGCATTTACCCAAGGCAGAGTGAGGCTTCTGTTTGTAGAGGACAATTTTGGTATAGACATTGctgaaatagagaaaatatacaGTGTTTGGAATCAATGTGGATGGCAAATGTTGTTCTGATCAttggtattattttttaaataaaaaaaacagtctGAAAAGATACTACCTTGTCTTTTTTGTTGAGCCTAAACGGAAGGTTTTTAGTCATTTTCAAATGTTGACAACTGTAACATGCAATCAAAGGTCtcttaaggaaagaagaaaggaatataCATTTAGCCAAGATAATGAAGTAGGGCAAAGAAAGACATCAGGAACAGACTGAGAAGCAATAGTCATTGTTTATAGAGAATGTCTTCTTCTAAGTCAGAGTCCAGTAATTATGTAAAACTTTTAGAAATAACAAATATATTATCATAATTACCCAAACccaaaattacaaaaacaaaacaagagcaaaaaaaataaaacataatgtaTACCCTCCAAAAGAACCAGACAATTTGGTACAGTTTTTGAAACCTAATCAGAGACAAGCAACAGATTCATGGGCAACCACATTTCAAATGGTTCTTGGACCATTCTTTAAACCAGCCTGtgcttctgctacatatggattGAATCCAGCCCATAACAGTTTGTTTAATTGTTGGACTTCTATGAGTCTATATAATtgcaggttatttgactctgtctTCTATTGAAGTGTCTATTCAGTTTGATTCCACTGTTTATTTTCCTAACTCTCTGATAGCATTTCTGAAGCCTCATCTCATGTTGGTCTGCGGTGCATTTCTTTCCATTGGCAGCTGAGTGAGGTTTCTCTGGATAATGTTATGCTATACTCTTGCCTGAAAGGATAATTGAGTAAAACTTATTATGTCAGGGACTGTTCACAACTTTTGCAAGCCATTCATTTTCCAGTCACTGTGCGCTCAATCTTTGTCCCTATACTTCTTGGACACCAGTTGGATGAATTGtagttcttttcctttcaatatGAGAATAGCCTTGCTACAGGAGGAGGCCATAATCAAGATTCATGTATCCCATTAGTACCTCTCTTACATAGAGTTGCTTTAACAAATACGATAAGGCATCCCTCTTTCTTGCTTCATCTTAGTATTTGACTATTTCAACATCAATATTGATATGAGAAACTGTTCGGGAATTATCTTCCTTTTTGGAAACTTTGTGTGCTTTATATGGAAAAGAACCAGATAGTGATTTTCTACAGTATTGCTTCTTTTTGCATTTCACAGAAttgtttgagaaatattggtagtCTTTCCTTCTTGAAATTCTAGTAGAAATCTGTATTAAATCTATCCTGCCCTGGACTTTTCTtttagtagtttttaaaaatgagctcCTATTTTCTTTGGGGTTTGTAGAAATTTTTCCATAGTTTGTGCATTCTAAATTTTACTCTGTTAAATGTCATTTCAATTTTTCTAAGTTTGTAGTGTCCAAATTTAAAGGAAGACCTAATGCTTCTATgaatttctttagtgtttgtccctatgtttctgttttcatttctcataTTGATAATACTGGTACTGTTTAAATTTTTAGTGAGAGAGTTTTAGTATACTTTTTCCTAGGTTTTGGATGTTataactttctgttttatttggaagttatttagttatatttaaaatcatattccCCTTCTTGGATTAATGATCAATAAACCCCTATTATGTCTGTCTCATCTTTTACTATAAgtgtgtttcccctccccaaacataACCTGTTTCCCACatccctgcactgacattcccctacactgctcTGTCAAGTTATGGCAGAAaccagggcttctcttcccattttcccGAACACATCTGTCCTTttcttcatatgcagctggagtcatatgTCTGTTGAGGTGTTAGGTCTGTCTTTACATGTTCCATGacctttttcctttctgctgttaATATTCTTGCTTTGTCTTATGCATTTTTGTattggtcattttgttttgtttttatttctgtttgtttttgtttttgttttgttttatttttcactattgtgtgtcagaaggaatttctttccttGTCCAATCTTTTCGGGTTTCTGcagtcttcttgtatgtgtttcagcatctttctttaggtaatggaagttttcatctataattttttaaagatattttctggtcctttaagttgagagTGTTCACTCTCTTCATTGTATAAAAtacttaggcttgatcttctcattttatcCTAGATTTACTGAATATTTTGGGCTATGAGATATTTGCATTTCATATTATCTTTGATGGCTTGTTTAAggttttctagaatattttcagccactgagattctctcttttatctcttatattctgtatatgtgtgctttgtgtcTCTGAATGCTGATCACTTTCTTAGATTTTTGTGACTCCTGGATTATCTTACTTtgtgatttcctttttgtttctaatttccattttaaaatcctggatccTTATGTTTAATCCCCTCactggtttagttttgtttttctctagggATTAATCCCTTCTTTTCAGGATATttatgtttcatctttaagggcatcaatttttttaacctttattttctgtatttctttaagtgagttatttatcttcttcttaaagtcctttatcatcatcacgAGATGGAATTTTAAATCCAATTTTGCTTTAAAGGTGTGGGTGTGTTGGAACATTCATTATTTGCTTGGTGACAGAACTGTACTCTGAGGGTGACAAATAGTCTTGATTTCTGCTGATTCAGATGCTGTGCTTGCCTAGTGTCATTAGGTTTTCTCTTGAATTGCATTGTTCTGCCATCTTTAACATTGTCTTGACACTCTGGTAGAGCTGTACATCTGCAgtcctgcagacctgttttctgtTAGCAGAATCTGCTTCTTGGTTTTTGTGCTTTGAAGCCCCCAGGTGAGTCACTAAGCACAGaagagtttgtcttacctctgttcCCAGGTGTGTCCATGTTACTGGTACCTGAAATTAAGTTCTTGGTTCAGGAAGAAACCTGAAGTGACCTGCCCAAGACTGCTACTActtccctgtgcccagagggaaCAGATGACACAATGCAGGTTTCCCTTGATTCAAGTACGTGTGGAGAATTACTTGTTTCCTCAGGATTTTcatcacttctgagagtctagcacTCTACCCCACAGGATTGGAGTGCAGGAATCTGTGGAGTCATTTCAGTCCAGTTACAAGCTCAGGCTGAAAACTCAAGATTCCTGCCAGTGACTGCTCCTATAattctgtatccagaggccactagaGAGCTTGCTCTTGGGAGAGGAATATGAACAGAAGTGGAtgtctcccctgagttctcagtgTTGTCCCCACTTCTGAGAGACCAGTTGTCCCCCACTCAGAAttttggtacagagagctatggtcCCAATTCATCTCGCTGCATATCCAGAAACCTGAAGTGCCCTGTCTCAGGTAACTTCTCCCTTTGCATGTCTTCAGGCCACCAGCCTTGTAATTCTAGTAGAAGACTTGGTCTTACTGTTCTCAGATGAATCAGTGCTCCTGGTGAATGGCTTTTGGTTCTAGTCACAGAGAAAAACCGGGAAGGTGTATTCCTAGTTTCCACAAGACACTGAAGACACTAGGTGTGTTCCTCTTTGGTCAGGATTTTGGGCAGAAGTATTTGTTTCTTCTGAGCTCTTAGGATTGTTTGCACTTCTCagagtctagctctctcctcGGCTGACTTTTGGTGCAGCTCTTGATTTTCTTATTGATCTAGCTTGTGgtaatttgatttcttctttgtttgtttatacatgATTGACTTCAGTCATGGATTTGATTATGAAttccttgttttgttgttgtttttgtttgtattttttgctattcttttggttttcttttgtttgttttctctagagcttttatgttttttttttttaaactggtttAATAAAAACTCGGCATTTACTCTAGAAAGGCAGATAATGCTAACTAATTATCTTCCTCTTAAGCCTGTTTTCACTGTGTCACATAACTTTCGATCCTcatttttgttgaaaaataatatttttttgatttttaatgattcttattattttttttacccaGCGATTATGAAGaccgttttttcttttttttaatatttaatctttttgttgTACTGCATCTTTATTCCATGGTGTTCTAAGTAACTGCATGttctatataattttttaaaaaaatctcttataAGTTACTCATTTGACTGAATATATTGTCAGATTTGTAGAAGGTTTCATGAGGTGGTTGATTAAAAGATATAAccatttgtgtttgggtgaaatattttataggtGTTTTTGTCCATTTGTGTAATATCTTCAAGTTCTTTCATTacatacctgttttgtttttatcttgaagTTCTGTCAATTAGTGAAGTCCTGTATTCCTGTATGGCACAATTAATATGTATTGTTCAAAttgatttattctttattaatgtttcttttttagatgagattttctttccattttgtaagAAAACATCTTCAGAAATGAGAAAATCGCTTTATGCATTTTTTCCTatgatgtttacatttttttctctcatccttGGTTTCTTTTAGATGCCTATTTATATTATTACTTATAGAAATGGTTGTGGAAGTTTGTCTCTAGGgtccattttcttagaaaatcttttccagccctttattctGTGGTTGTTTCTATCTGTGTTGCTCATTTCTGTATCGTGTAAACAGCAGAATAATAATTCCTGTTTATACATCCATTCTGTGAGGCACAGacttttattggtgaattgatgTTATGAGATATTAATGATCAAccattattttctcttattattaTGTTAGTGGAGGTGCATAcgtgcgtttgtgtgtgtttgtatgtttcttctttctgttggGCTGGtgcaaaattattaatttattttttttatgggTACAGTTAAGCACTTTAACACTTTGTGTTAGAATTTT
The sequence above is a segment of the Rattus rattus isolate New Zealand chromosome Y, Rrattus_CSIRO_v1, whole genome shotgun sequence genome. Coding sequences within it:
- the LOC116889590 gene encoding LOW QUALITY PROTEIN: endogenous retrovirus group K member 10 Pro protein-like (The sequence of the model RefSeq protein was modified relative to this genomic sequence to represent the inferred CDS: inserted 1 base in 1 codon), whose product is MPLMGVQPVPPDYKGPLPMGSVGLLMGRSSLTLKGLIVHPGIIGQDYTGELQVLCSCPQGVFSISPCDRIAQLIILQSLHDHFPSSGVSRGTAKFGSSGTDSAYLMMDLNSRPSLELNIEGKTFTGILNTGADKSIISSSWWPTAWPVTQSSHSLQGLGYEAKFHYQLMLLIWLAPEGQSGRFIXYVLPLPVNLWGRDVLQIMKRMGYEVGKGLGKKEQGKLEPVPQEGNIGRQGLGVS